Proteins found in one Panicum hallii strain FIL2 chromosome 4, PHallii_v3.1, whole genome shotgun sequence genomic segment:
- the LOC112890491 gene encoding aspartyl protease family protein At5g10770-like, protein MASSHRSLVRLLVLCLLCGASLAAPRRYLSVSMDELLSSKAHLDCPPLKKSVTTSGNKLTIPASCGLPPKCCGAGESIGRHVLNHDINRLSTLLQRSAGASSAAPPPLAPPSVVPGIPISSPPAEPPAVTIPDTSGAYLGTLEFVVTVGFGTPARAYAVVFDTGSDVSWIQCQPCSGHCYKQHDPIFDPTKSATYAAVPCRNQECRAANGSCDGNGTCIYDVEYGDRSSTSGVLSHETLSLTSSSALHGFVFGCGEKNLGSFGDVDGLIGLGRGKLSLPSQAAAKLGATFSYCLPSHNGTQGYLTIGSTPVSDKVTYTAMVQKPDYPSFYFVELVSIDIGGYVLPVPPTVFTSPGTLLDSGTILTYLPEEAYAALRDRFKFTMKQYKPAPAQDLLDTCYDFTGQRAIFIPAVSFKFSDGAVFDLDFFGILIFPDDATAIGCLAFAARPQTMPFNIVGNTQQRSAEVIYDVAAEKIGFVPGSC, encoded by the exons ATGGCGTCGTCGCACCGGTCGCTCGTGCGCCTGCTCGTGCTCTGCCTTCTCTGCGGCGCGTCTCTCGCGGCGCCGCGCCGCTACCTCTCCGTCAGCATGGACGAGCTGCTCAGCTCTAAGGCTCACCTCGACTGCCCTCCCTTAAAGAAGTCAG TGACAACTTCCGGCAACAAGCTCACGATCCCTGCGAGTTGCGGCCTTCCACCGAAATGCTGCGGCGCTGGCGAGTCCATCGGGCGTCACGTCCTCAACCATGACATAAACCGGCTGAGCACTCTCCTCCAGAGGTCCGCCGGCGCCTCGTCAGCTGCACCACCGCCGTTGGCAC CTCCATCGGTTGTTCCGGGAATTCCGATTTCATCTCCTCCGGCAGAGCCGCCAGCGGTGACGATCCCGGACACCTCCGGGGCGTACCTCGGCACGCTGGAGTTCGTGGTCACCGTCGGCTTCGGCACGCCGGCCCGGGCGTACGCGGTCGTCTTCGACACCGGCAGCGACGTGTCGTGGATCCAGTGCCAGCCGTGCTCGGGGCACTGCTACAAGCAGCATGACCCCATCTTCGACCCGACCAAGTCCGCCACCTACGCCGCCGTCCCCTGCCGCAACCAGGAGTGCCGGGCCGCCAACGGGAGCTGCGACGGCAACGGCACCTGCATCTACGACGTCGAGTACGGCGACCGGTCGTCCACCTCCGGGGTCCTGTCGCACGAGACGCTGTCCCTCACATCCTCGAGCGCGCTCCACGGCTTCGTGTTCGGCTGCGGCGAGAAGAACCTCGGCTCGTTCGGCGACGTCGACGGGCTGATCGGCCTCGGCCGCGGTAAGCTCTCCCTGCCCTCGCAGGCCGCCGCGAAGTTGGGCGCCACCTTCTCGTACTGCCTGCCGTCGCACAACGGCACGCAGGGGTACCTCACCATCGGCTCGACGCCGGTGTCCGACAAGGTCACGTACACGGCGATGGTGCAGAAGCCGGACTACCCGTCCTTCTACTTCGTCGAGCTCGTCTCCATCGACATCGGCGGGTACGTCCTGCCGGTGCCGCCGACAGTGTTCACGAGCCCGGGCACGCTTCTCGACTCCGGCACCATCCTCACCTACCTCCCGGAGGAGGCTTACGCCGCGCTCCGGGACCGGTTCAAGTTCACCATGAAGCAGTACAAGCCCGCGCCGGCGCAGGACCTCCTCGACACCTGCTACGACTTCACGGGGCAGAGGGCCATCTTCATCCCGGCCGTGTCGTTCAAGTTCAGCGACGGCGCCGTGTTCGACCTCGACTTCTTCGGGATACTGATATTCCCGGACGACGCGACGGCCATCGGGTGCCTCGCGTTCGCGGCGAGGCCTCAGACGATGCCGTTCAACATCGTCGGCAACACGCAGCAGCGGTCGGCCGAGGTGATCTACGACGTCGCGGCGGAGAAGATCGGGTTCGTACCGGGCAGTTGCTGA